Proteins from a genomic interval of Lycium ferocissimum isolate CSIRO_LF1 chromosome 2, AGI_CSIRO_Lferr_CH_V1, whole genome shotgun sequence:
- the LOC132037397 gene encoding uncharacterized protein LOC132037397 encodes MDYNYNTWAGIPPNPTLYPNPSSQPDPYSYQSVPQNPNPNSFTLSYGHTNGPTGEAATVYYQDPNVVRLLGANEPYRFGEVAAVSLNGAEKLTPANVNSNFSIQPLRSGSWGRGQKRSKIQPVWCDVCKLEFNSKTVLDQHKLGKRHKKSLEKLKGGSVITATTSAPLVASAVSDNPFIGLQKKPNEVNSVNGQDAGEKAIELVENLEAKRQKVLEGGAATDEVRICPACSVVCNSETVFKAHLTGKKHIANITKQEKFSAASASLVPPEVSVNTFIGPQEKPNIVNSGNGQDAIKKAAELIENLEAKTQKVLEGGAATNEVRKCLVCKVVCNSETVFRHHLAGKKHIANMKKQASGAGVAPVN; translated from the exons ATGGACTACAATTACAACACATGGGCCGGCATACCACCAAACCCGACCCTATACCCGAATCCTTCATCACAACCGGATCCTTATTCTTATCAATCTGTGCCTCAAAACCCTAACCCTAATTCATTTACACTCAGTTATGGCCACACAAATGGTCCTACTGGGGAGGCAGCGACGGTATATTATCAGGACCCTAATGTGGTGCGGCTTTTGGGGGCAAATGAACCTTACAGGTTTGGTGAG GTAGCTGCGGTGTCCCTAAATGGAGCAGAGAAATTGACCCCTGCAAATGTAAATTCCAACTTTTCCATCCAACCTCTGAGAAGTGGGTCTTGGGGAAGAGGCCAAAAGAGAAGTAAGATACAGCCTGTATGGTGTGATGTTTGCAAACTTGAATTTAACAGCAAAACTGTTCTTGACCAACATAAATTAGGGAAAAGACACAAAAAAAGTTTGGAGAAATTAAAAGGAGGCAGTGTTATCACCGCGACTACTTCTGCCCCTCTTGTTGCTTCTGCGGTGTCAGATAACCCATTCATTGGACTGCAAAAGAAGCCTAACGAGGTCAATTCAGTAAATGGACAAGATGCAGGGGAGAAGGCCATTGAACTGGTGGAGAATTTGGAGGCAAAGAGGCAAAAAGTTTTGGAAGGAGGAGCAGCCACAGACGAGGTCCGTATTTGTCCCGCTTGCAGCGTGGTTTGCAACAGTGAGACTGTTTTCAAAGCTCATCTCACAGGTAAAAAGCACATTGCTAACATAACAAAGCAAGAGAAGTTTTCTGCTGCTTCTGCATCTCTTGTTCCTCCAGAGGTGTCAGTTAACACATTTATTGGACCACAAGAGAAGCCTAACATAGTAAATTCTGGAAACGGGCAAGATGCAATAAAGAAGGCAGCTGAGCTGATTGAGAATTTGGAAGCCAAGACGCAAAAAGTTTTGGAAGGAGGAGCAGCCACAAATGAGGTCCGTAAGTGTCTTGTATGTAAGGTGGTTTGCAACAGTGAGACTGTTTTCAGACATCATCTAGCTGGTAAAAAGCACATAGCTAATATGAAAAAGCAAGCATCTGGAGCTGGAGTAGCCCCTGTCAATTAG